The Aptenodytes patagonicus chromosome 25, bAptPat1.pri.cur, whole genome shotgun sequence genome window below encodes:
- the TMEM259 gene encoding membralin isoform X2: protein MSENQPNANNHHPANNNGGGGAAGGNNRGVRNPNLNQNPLINVRDRLFHALFFKMAVTYARLFPPSFRRVFEFFVLLKALFVLFILAYIHIAFSRSPINCLEHVREKWPRDGILRVEIQRNSSRAPIFLQFCGVEKFPGMVVESTAEEEEEEEEEMTVDMFENSSIKFELDIEPKVFLKPSRVSSTEALTHNESQEFLFSEAATKVWPQEEYIVEYSLEYGFLRLSQSTRQRLSIPVMVVTLDPTRDQCFGDRFSRLLLDEFLGYDDILMSSVKALAENEENKGFLRNVVSGEHYRFVSMWMARTSYLAAFVIMVIFTLSVSMLLRYSHHQIFVFIVDLLQMLEMNMTIAFPAAPLLTVILALVGMEAIMSEFFNDTTTAFYIILIVWLADQYDAICCHTNTSKRHWLRFFYLYHFAFYAYHYRFNGQYSSLALVTSWLFIQHSMIYFFHHYELPAILQQIRIQEMLLQNQQVGQGTQTTLQDNLNNNTTAAPVDVGSRRPHLAAGPSGESSSTAALTPSEASSVIAAATAASVGSDLNWVAETAAIVTEASFLSDLSTTLLEPNVVHEAMANGNPQDAAAASSLVARIRVSSDHPETAMGSITIEVTSTSVVAAADVPPAAEVAPAVPLVPLQEEGASLPSPSLPEQTEAVEGSDSQAKPGAKNCVADSSMAETPPAFVEEADQDRRLGRALGDRGESSPCPAPADSTPSSKPCSEPDLRSLS, encoded by the exons ATGTCCGAGAACCAGCCGAACGCCAACAACCACCACCCGGCCAACAACAACGGGGGTGGTGGGGCTGCCGGGGGGAACAACCGGGGTGTCCGCAACCCCAACCTCAACCAGAACCCCTTGATCAATGTGCGCGATCGCCTTTTCCACGCGCTCTTCTTCAAGATGGCAGTGACCTACGCTCGCCTCTTCCCACCCTCCTTCCGCCGCGTCTTCGAGTTCTTTGTCCTCCTCAAG GCTCTCTTTGTGCTCTTCATCCTGGCTTACATTCACATCGCCTTTTCCCGCTCGCCCATTAACTGCTTGGAGCACGTGCGAGAGAAATGGCCACGCGATGGCATCTTGCGGGTGGAAATACAGCGCAACTCGAGCCGAGCCCCCATCTTCCTGCAATTCTGTGGTGTTGAGAAGTTCCCAGGAATGGTAGTTGAGTCCacagctgaggaagaggaggaggaagaggaggaaatgacTGTGGATATGTTTGAAAACAGCTCTATCAAG TTTGAGCTGGATATCGAGCCCAAGGTGTTCCTCAAGCCATCCCGGGTGAGCAGCACCGAGGCACTGACCCACAATGAAAGCCAGGAGTTCTTGTTTAGTGAAGCAGCCACTAAAG TGTGGCCGCAGGAAGAGTACATTGTGGAGTACTCCTTGGAGTACGGGTTTTTGCGCCTGTCCCAGAGCACTCGCCAGCGCCTCAGCATCCCAGTCATGGTGGTGACTTTGG ATCCTACCAGGGATCAGTGCTTTGGGGACAGGTTCAGTCGCCTATTGCTGGACGAGTTCCTGGGTTATGATGACATCCTGATGTCAAGTGTCAAAGCTTtagctgaaaatgaagaaaacaaag GTTTCCTTCGCAACGTGGTGTCTGGGGAACACTATCGCTTTGTCAGCATGTGGATGGCTAGGACTTCCTATCTGGCAGCCTTTGTCATCATGGTCATATTT ACTCTGTCCGTTTCGATGCTGTTGCGCTACTCGCACCATCAGATCTTTGTCTTCATTG ttgACCTGTTACAGATGCTGGAAATGAACATGACAATTGCATTCCCTGCAGCTCCCCTCCTCACTGTCATTCTGGCTCTAGTAG GTATGGAGGCCATTATGTCAGAGTTCTTCAATGACACCACAACTGCGTTTTACATCATCCTTATCGTGTGGCTGGCTGACCAATACGATGCTATCTGTTGCCACACCAATACGAGCAAGAGGCATTGGCTCAG GTTCTTCTATCTGTACCACTTTGCCTTCTATGCTTACCACTATCGATTCAACGGGCAGTACAGCAGCCTGGCTCTCGTCACCTCGTGGCTCTTCATCCAG CATTCGATGATTTACTTCTTCCATCACTATGAGCTGCCAGCCATTCTCCAGCAGATCAGGATCCAGGAGATGCTGTTGCAGAACCAGCAGGTGGGCCAGGGGACTCAGACAACACTCCAAGACAACCTCAACAACAACACTACAGCTGCCCCCGTTGACGTGGGGAGCCGCCGACCCCACCTGGCCGCCGGACCctctggggagagcagcagcacggCTGCCCTGACGCCCAGCGAGGCCTCCAGTGTCATCGCCGCTGCCACAGCAGCTTCTGTTGGCAGCGACCTGAACTGGGTAGCTGAGACAGCTGCCATCGTTACAGAAGCCTCGTTTCTCTCCGACCTGAGCACTACCCTCCTGGAGCCAAATGTGGTGCACGAAGCCATGGCCAACGGGAACCCCCAGGATGCTGCCGCTGCCTCCAGTTTGGTTGCCCGCATCAGGGTCAGCAGCGACCACCCGGAGACGGCCATGGGCTCCATCACCATTGAGGTCACTTCAACATCTGTGGTGGCTGCAGCAGATGTTCCCCCCGCTGCAGAGGTGGCACCAGCTGTGCCCCTCGTCCCGCTGCAGGAGGAGGGGGCCTCActccccagcccttcccttcctgaGCAGACTGAGGCTGTCGAGGGCTCAGACAGCCAAGCAAAACCTGGCGCCAAGAACTGCGTTGCAGACAGCAGCATGGCAGAGACCCCTCCAGCCTTTGTGGAGGAGGCTGACCAGGACAGACGCTTGGGTCGTGCTCTTGGGGACCGGGGGGAAAGCAGCCCTTGCCCAGCACCGGCGGATAGTACACCTAGCTCCAAACCTTGCTCGGAGCCAGACTTGAGGAGCCTCTCTTGA
- the TMEM259 gene encoding membralin isoform X1 → MSENQPNANNHHPANNNGGGGAAGGNNRGVRNPNLNQNPLINVRDRLFHALFFKMAVTYARLFPPSFRRVFEFFVLLKALFVLFILAYIHIAFSRSPINCLEHVREKWPRDGILRVEIQRNSSRAPIFLQFCGVEKFPGMVVESTAEEEEEEEEEMTVDMFENSSIKFELDIEPKVFLKPSRVSSTEALTHNESQEFLFSEAATKGMQPLRETVSEFEMLARAVWPQEEYIVEYSLEYGFLRLSQSTRQRLSIPVMVVTLDPTRDQCFGDRFSRLLLDEFLGYDDILMSSVKALAENEENKGFLRNVVSGEHYRFVSMWMARTSYLAAFVIMVIFTLSVSMLLRYSHHQIFVFIVDLLQMLEMNMTIAFPAAPLLTVILALVGMEAIMSEFFNDTTTAFYIILIVWLADQYDAICCHTNTSKRHWLRFFYLYHFAFYAYHYRFNGQYSSLALVTSWLFIQHSMIYFFHHYELPAILQQIRIQEMLLQNQQVGQGTQTTLQDNLNNNTTAAPVDVGSRRPHLAAGPSGESSSTAALTPSEASSVIAAATAASVGSDLNWVAETAAIVTEASFLSDLSTTLLEPNVVHEAMANGNPQDAAAASSLVARIRVSSDHPETAMGSITIEVTSTSVVAAADVPPAAEVAPAVPLVPLQEEGASLPSPSLPEQTEAVEGSDSQAKPGAKNCVADSSMAETPPAFVEEADQDRRLGRALGDRGESSPCPAPADSTPSSKPCSEPDLRSLS, encoded by the exons ATGTCCGAGAACCAGCCGAACGCCAACAACCACCACCCGGCCAACAACAACGGGGGTGGTGGGGCTGCCGGGGGGAACAACCGGGGTGTCCGCAACCCCAACCTCAACCAGAACCCCTTGATCAATGTGCGCGATCGCCTTTTCCACGCGCTCTTCTTCAAGATGGCAGTGACCTACGCTCGCCTCTTCCCACCCTCCTTCCGCCGCGTCTTCGAGTTCTTTGTCCTCCTCAAG GCTCTCTTTGTGCTCTTCATCCTGGCTTACATTCACATCGCCTTTTCCCGCTCGCCCATTAACTGCTTGGAGCACGTGCGAGAGAAATGGCCACGCGATGGCATCTTGCGGGTGGAAATACAGCGCAACTCGAGCCGAGCCCCCATCTTCCTGCAATTCTGTGGTGTTGAGAAGTTCCCAGGAATGGTAGTTGAGTCCacagctgaggaagaggaggaggaagaggaggaaatgacTGTGGATATGTTTGAAAACAGCTCTATCAAG TTTGAGCTGGATATCGAGCCCAAGGTGTTCCTCAAGCCATCCCGGGTGAGCAGCACCGAGGCACTGACCCACAATGAAAGCCAGGAGTTCTTGTTTAGTGAAGCAGCCACTAAAGGTATGCAGCCTCTGAGGGAGACTGTGTCCGAGTTTGAGATGCTAGCCAGAGCAG TGTGGCCGCAGGAAGAGTACATTGTGGAGTACTCCTTGGAGTACGGGTTTTTGCGCCTGTCCCAGAGCACTCGCCAGCGCCTCAGCATCCCAGTCATGGTGGTGACTTTGG ATCCTACCAGGGATCAGTGCTTTGGGGACAGGTTCAGTCGCCTATTGCTGGACGAGTTCCTGGGTTATGATGACATCCTGATGTCAAGTGTCAAAGCTTtagctgaaaatgaagaaaacaaag GTTTCCTTCGCAACGTGGTGTCTGGGGAACACTATCGCTTTGTCAGCATGTGGATGGCTAGGACTTCCTATCTGGCAGCCTTTGTCATCATGGTCATATTT ACTCTGTCCGTTTCGATGCTGTTGCGCTACTCGCACCATCAGATCTTTGTCTTCATTG ttgACCTGTTACAGATGCTGGAAATGAACATGACAATTGCATTCCCTGCAGCTCCCCTCCTCACTGTCATTCTGGCTCTAGTAG GTATGGAGGCCATTATGTCAGAGTTCTTCAATGACACCACAACTGCGTTTTACATCATCCTTATCGTGTGGCTGGCTGACCAATACGATGCTATCTGTTGCCACACCAATACGAGCAAGAGGCATTGGCTCAG GTTCTTCTATCTGTACCACTTTGCCTTCTATGCTTACCACTATCGATTCAACGGGCAGTACAGCAGCCTGGCTCTCGTCACCTCGTGGCTCTTCATCCAG CATTCGATGATTTACTTCTTCCATCACTATGAGCTGCCAGCCATTCTCCAGCAGATCAGGATCCAGGAGATGCTGTTGCAGAACCAGCAGGTGGGCCAGGGGACTCAGACAACACTCCAAGACAACCTCAACAACAACACTACAGCTGCCCCCGTTGACGTGGGGAGCCGCCGACCCCACCTGGCCGCCGGACCctctggggagagcagcagcacggCTGCCCTGACGCCCAGCGAGGCCTCCAGTGTCATCGCCGCTGCCACAGCAGCTTCTGTTGGCAGCGACCTGAACTGGGTAGCTGAGACAGCTGCCATCGTTACAGAAGCCTCGTTTCTCTCCGACCTGAGCACTACCCTCCTGGAGCCAAATGTGGTGCACGAAGCCATGGCCAACGGGAACCCCCAGGATGCTGCCGCTGCCTCCAGTTTGGTTGCCCGCATCAGGGTCAGCAGCGACCACCCGGAGACGGCCATGGGCTCCATCACCATTGAGGTCACTTCAACATCTGTGGTGGCTGCAGCAGATGTTCCCCCCGCTGCAGAGGTGGCACCAGCTGTGCCCCTCGTCCCGCTGCAGGAGGAGGGGGCCTCActccccagcccttcccttcctgaGCAGACTGAGGCTGTCGAGGGCTCAGACAGCCAAGCAAAACCTGGCGCCAAGAACTGCGTTGCAGACAGCAGCATGGCAGAGACCCCTCCAGCCTTTGTGGAGGAGGCTGACCAGGACAGACGCTTGGGTCGTGCTCTTGGGGACCGGGGGGAAAGCAGCCCTTGCCCAGCACCGGCGGATAGTACACCTAGCTCCAAACCTTGCTCGGAGCCAGACTTGAGGAGCCTCTCTTGA
- the GRIN3B gene encoding glutamate receptor ionotropic, NMDA 3B, translating into MAGLRALWLLAAALAAAGGHPQPCRVLARAGPAVRLGALLPPAAPGRARLRAALARAAGTGAGGSAGGGPGPGGAVLPYNLSLEVVAGAPAARDPGSLARWLCRALVVRGVAAVLALPRSRRELLQLDFLAAALQIPFVSLLDARGPLPFRAQEQGRGTATTPFCWQSPFHFHVDRQSSLETLVDVLVSVLQANNWQETNLVLCHPWDVSGFLGLWARRSQLFLRTVLDLGYLDEPGATRYLRQHGERFRALSSPVLVLGCDLQRARLVFRVAEESGLLPQEFHWMLGSPLSASELQTEGMPLGLLAYGEVNRPPLELFIQDAVELVSRAIASAAHVRPDLALLQTMVNCNDRRRAGSESSGLFLSRFLANTSFHGRTGPVRVENATLVRLEQQYRVWSLRRDSRGEPTWVTVGTWRHGKLELEEGAWQSHHQRKSPVEGPGGAHMKLRVVTLVEHPFVFTREADEDGSCPAGQLCLDPGTNDSAVLDALFEELGAENGSVPQAYKKCCYGYCIDLLEKLAEDVPFDFELYIVGDGKYGAWKNGRWTGLVGDLLSGMAHMAVTSFSINSARSKVIDFTSPFFSTSLGILVRTKDTASPIGAFMWPLHWTMWVGIFVALHMTALFLTLYEWKSPYGMTPHGRNRMKIFSYSSALNLCYAILFGRTVSSKTPKCCTGRFLMNLWAIFCLLVLSSYTANLAAVMVGDKTFEELSGIHDPKLHHPSQGFRFGTVWESSAEEYIKKSFPEMHEYMRRYNVPTTPAGVTMLKTEPPKLNAFIMDKSLLDYEVSIDSDCKLLTVGKPFAIEGYGIGLPQNSPLTSNISEFISRYKSAGFIDLLHDKWYKMVPCGKRVFAVTETLQMGIYHFSGLFVLLCIGLSGSLLTSLGEHVFYHLILPRIKRKKKFNYWLHTSQKIHRALNMGMEEQKSQQLSLEQRCNLQLRQVPAAGQPWSTLRKEARRVRFQLDKAPPEGKGSLQHPRNGRALRPPDREAGESELRELEEKIQEMRDQLRAALVRKSELVAMLGTVKSGRVLPAPSATEEPREESCTLNAARLGVRVTLPLPPPQGHPGPARPSPRQQWLGGGR; encoded by the exons ATGGCGGGGCTGCGGGCGCTCTggctgctggcggcggcgctggccgcggcgggggggcacCCGCAGCCCTGCCGCGTCCTggcccgcgccggccccgccgtgcGCCTCGGGGCGCtgctgccgcccgccgcccccggccgcgccCGCCTCCGCGCCGCGCTGGCCAGAGCCGCCGGTACCGGCGCCGGGGGGAGCgccgggggggggcccggccccgggggggcggtGCTGCCCTACAACCTCAGCCTGGAGGTGGTGGCGGGCGCCCCGGCGGCGCGGGACCCGGGCTCGCTGGCGCGGTGGCTCTGCCGGGCGCTGGTGGTGCGCGGCGTGGCCGCCGTCCTGGcgctgccccgctcccgccgggAGCTGCTCCAGCTCGACTTCCTCGCCGCCGCCCTCCAGATCCCCTTCGTCAGCCTCCTCGACGCCCGCGGGCCCCTGCCCTTCCGAGCGCAG GAGCAGGGTAGGGGGACAGCCACAACCCCTTTCTGTTGGCAGAGCCCTTTCCACTTCCACGTGGACCGGCAGAGCTCGCTGGAGACGCTGGTGGACGTGTTGGTGAGCGTCCTGCAGGCCAACAACTGGCAGGAGACCAACCTGGTGCTCTGCCACCCCTGGGACGTCTCCGGCTTCCTCGGCCTCTGGGCCCGCCGCTCCCAGCTCTTCCTCCGCACCGTCCTGGACCTCGGCTACCTGGACGAGCCCGGGGCCACCCGCTACCTCCGGCAGCATGGGGAGCGCTTCAGggccctctccagccctgtgctggTGCTCGGCTGCGACCTGCAGCGCGCTCGGCTCGTCTTCCGGGTGGCCGAGGAGTCAGGGCTGCTGCCGCAGGAGTTTCACTGGATGCTGGGCTCCCCGCTCAGCGCCAGTGAGCTGCAGACTGAGGGGAtgcccctggggctgctggccTACGGGGAGGTTAACCGGCCGCCGCTGGAGCTCTTCATCCAGGATGCAGTGGAGCTGGTGTCCCGGGCCATCGCCAGCGCCGCCCACGTCCGCCCCGATCTGGCTCTCCTGCAGACAATGGTGAACTGCAACGACAGGCGCCGGGCGGGCAGCGAGTCCTCGGGGCTCTTCCTCTCCCG GTTCCTGGCCAACACATCCTTCCATGGCCGGACAGGGCCCGTGCGTGTGGAGAACGCGACGCTAGTGCGCCTGGAGCAGCAGTACCGTGTTTGGAGCCTGCGACGGGACTCGCGGGGGGAGCCCACCTGGGTGacggtgggcacctggcggcacGGCaagctggagctggaggagggcgCATGGCAGAGCCACCACCAGCGCAAGAGCCCCGTCGAGGGGCCCGGGGGGGCCCACATGAAGCTGCGGGTGGTGACGCTGGTGGAGCACCCCTTCGTCTTCACCAGGGAGGCAGATGAGGATGGGAGCTGCCCggctgggcagctctgcctggaTCCCGGCACCAATGACTCGGCCGTGCTGGATGCCCTCTTCGAGGAGCTCGGTGCTGAGAACGGCTCGGTGCCGCAGGCGTACAAGAAGTGCTGCTACGGATACTGCATCGACCTGCTGGAGAAGCTGGCCGAGGACGTGCCCTTTGACTTTGAGCTCTACATTGTGGGTGATGGGAAATACGGGGCCTGGAAGAACGGGCGCTGGACAGGGCTGGTGGGGGACCTGCTCAGTGGCATGGCCCACATGGCCGTCACCTCCTTCAGCATCAACTCGGCGCGGAGCAAAGTCATTGACTTCACCAGCCCCTTCTTCTCCACCAGCCTGGGCATCTTGGTGAGGACCAAGGACACGGCATCGCCTATCGGGGCCTTCATGTGGCCCTTGCACTGGACCATGTGGGTGggcatctttgtggccctgcacATGACTGCACTCTTCCTCACCCTGTACGAGTGGAAGAGCCCCTACGGCATGACCCCCCACGGCCGCAACCGCATGAAGATCTTCTCCTACTCCTCAGCCCTCAACCTCTGCTATGCCATCCTCTTTGGGCGCACCGTGTCCAGCAAGACACCCAAGTGCTGCACCGGCCGCTTCCTCATGAACCTCTgggccatcttctgcctcctggTGCTCTCCAGCTACACGGCCAACCTTGCGGCCGTCATGGTGGGGGACAAGACCTTTGAGGAGCTCTCGGGCATCCACGACCCAAAG CTGCATCACCCCTCGCAGGGCTTCCGCTTCGGCACGGTGTGGGAGAGCAGCGCTGAGGAGTACATCAAGAAGAGCTTCCCCGAGATGCACGAGTACATGCGGCGCTACAACGTCCCCACCACCCCTGCCGGCGTCACCATGCTCAA GACGGAGCCCCCCAAGCTCAACGCCTTCATCATGGACAAGTCGCTGCTGGACTACGAGGTCTCCATCGACTCCGACTGCAAATTGCTCACCGTGGGCAAACCCTTCGCCATTGAag GCTACGGCATCGGCCTCCCCCAGAACTCGCCGCTGACCTCCAACATCTCCGAGTTCATCAGCCGCTACAAGTCGGCCGGGTTCATCGACCTCCTGCATGACAAGTGGTACAAGATGGTGCCCTGCGGCAAGCGTGTCTTTGCTGTCACGGAG acTCTTCAGATGGGCATCTACCACTTCTCGGGGCTCTTCGTGCTGCTCTGCATCGGGCTCAGCGGCTCCCTGCTCACCTCGCTGGGCGAGCACGTCTTCTACCACCTCATCCTGCCCCGCATCAAGCGCAAGAAGAAATTCAACTACTGGCTGCACACGAGCCAG AAAATCCACCGGGCTCTGAACATGGGCatggaggagcagaaaagccaGCAGCTGAGCTTGGAGCAGAG GTGCAACCTCCAGCTGAGGCAggtgccggcggcggggcagccctGGAGCACCCTGCGGAAGGAGGCACGTCGGGTGCGTTTCCAGCTGGACAAAGCCCCCCCTGAGGGCAAGGGgtccctgcagcaccccaggaACGGGCGGGCGCTGCGGCCCCCGGACAGGGAGGCCGGCGAGAGCGAGCTccgggagctggaggagaagatCCAGGAGATGCGGGACCAGCTGCGTGCAGCCCTGGTGAGGAAGAGCGAGCTGGTGGCCATGCTGGGCACAGTGAAGAGCGGCCGGGTGCTGCCCGCCCCGTCGGCCACGGAGGAGCCCCGGGAGGAGAG ctgcACCCTAAATGCAGCCAGGCTTGGGGTGAGGGtaacccttcccctccctcctccgcAGGGACACCCTGGCCCAGCTCGGCCCAGCCCCAGACAGCAGTGGTTAGGAGGAGGAAGGTGA
- the WDR18 gene encoding WD repeat-containing protein 18, with product MAAPMEVALVSDAAGPLCNCSVWELHSGSALPGYRGGNSGPRGLALLGGEHLLGAQLGKSYINVWELQRKDQLQQKIICPGPVTCLTASPNGLYILAGVAESIYLWEVSNGNLLAILNRHYQDLTCLCFTDDSSHFLSGAKDCLALVWNLYSVLQAEPSQIPDPRHVWSRHSLPITDLCCGFGGPLARAATASLDQTAKLWEISSGELLLSVLFDVGIMAVTLDLSEYHMFCGGMDGSIFQVDLCAWPVQRDRTFQTERENGKVFKGHRNQVTCLSVSTDGSLLLSGSHDETVRLWDIQSKQCLKTMNHKGPVTNAFIVLAPANMFNPDGKPSVPLPKFSKHLHGTESNDEQGSEGVTLRLGLHQQESGESYLEKAEKMYSQMYSTREKNLVGDQEHLTIQVSELEEEVSTLRKINKNLFDFSARIITKPAK from the exons ATGGCGGCGCCCATGGAGGTGGCGCTGGTGTCGGACGCCGCCGGGCCGCTCTGCAACTGCTCCGTCTGGGAGCTGCACTCGGGCTCCGCCCTGCCCGGCTACCGCGGCGGCAACAGCGGGCCGCGCGGGCTGGCGCTGCTGGGCGGCGAGCACCTGCTGGGGGCCCAGCTCGGCAAGAGCTACATCAACGTCTGGGAGCTCCAGAGGAAG GACCAGCTCCAGCAGAAGATCATATGCCCTGGGCCGGTGACCTGCCTGACGGCTTCTCCCAACGGGCTCTACATCTTGGCTGGGGTTGCTGAGAGCATCTACCTGTGGGAG GTCTCCAACGGGAACCTCCTAGCCATCCTGAACCGACATTACCAGGACCTCACATGCCTCTGCTTTACTGACGACAGCAGCCACTTTCTCTCGGGGGCGAAGGACTGTCTGGCCCTGGTGTGGAACCTTTACAG cgtgctgcaggcagagccctccCAGATCCCTGACCCTCGCCACGTGTGGTCCCGACACAGCCTCCCCATCACGGACTTGTGCTGTGGCTTTGGAGGGCCCTTGGCACGAGCTGCCACAGCCTCCCTTGACCAGACAGCGAAG CTCTGGGAAATCTCATCCGGGGAGCTCCTGCTTTCCGTCCTCTTCGATGTGGGCATCATGGCTGTGACTCTTGACCTTTCCGAATATCACATGTTCTGCGGCGGCATGGACGGATCCATCTTCCAGGTTGACCTCTGTGCCTGG CCGGTCCAGAGAGACCGGACCTTCCAGACAGAGCGGGAGAATGGGAAGGTCTTCAAAGGGCACAG GAACCAGGTGACGTGTCTGTCGGTCTCCACGGATGGCAGCCTGCTGCTTTCCGGCTCACACGACGAAACAGTCCGGCTGTGGGACATCCAGAGCAAGCAGTGCCTGAAGACGATGAATCACAAAG GTCCGGTTACAAACGCCTTCATAGTGCTGGCCCCAGCCAACATGTTCAACCCGGACGGGAAACCCAGCGTGCCTCTCCCCAAATTCAGCAAACACCTCCACGGCACCGAGAGCAACGACGAGCAGGGGAGCGAGGGAGTGACGCTGCGCCTCGGGCTCCACCAGCAG GAGTCTGGGGAGAGCTACCTGGAGAAGGCTGAGAAGATGTACTCACAGATGTACTCAACAAGGGAAAAG AACCTGGTGGGAGACCAGGAGCATCTGACGATCCAGGTGAGCGAGCTGGAAGAGGAGGTGAGCACCCTCCGGAAAATCAACAAGAACCTCTTTGACTTCTCCGCTCGCATCATCACCAAACCAGCCAAATGA